One window of Cetobacterium sp. 8H genomic DNA carries:
- a CDS encoding ParA family protein, which yields MKNFSGKIITVKNNKGGVGKTFVTAQLASGLALLDNRVLVLTSDSQNNIFSYLLKGNSEFEKGLKAQVSKKNGEYFRLRENLYFLPLEDNKFSAKFLNDLPEFLNACKKEYDYILIDSTPVLRIDSVFLENTDYVIIPGYADKVTTESMINVLEEIDAEKILAIVLNRFRPTEIQNSFLEELMDSVEGTDIVFADPIPHLSFIEKMLHNQKTVWEFTNKDANKVQDTFCQIIKKLQEKQAV from the coding sequence ATGAAGAATTTTTCTGGAAAGATAATAACCGTAAAAAATAACAAGGGTGGAGTTGGGAAAACATTTGTTACAGCTCAATTGGCAAGTGGATTAGCTTTACTTGATAATAGAGTTTTAGTTTTAACGAGTGACTCTCAAAATAATATATTCTCATATTTATTGAAAGGTAATAGCGAGTTTGAAAAAGGATTAAAGGCACAAGTTTCGAAAAAAAATGGAGAGTATTTTAGATTAAGAGAAAATTTATATTTTTTACCATTAGAAGATAATAAATTTTCAGCAAAATTTTTAAATGATTTACCAGAATTTTTAAATGCTTGTAAGAAAGAATACGATTATATATTGATAGATAGTACACCTGTTTTGAGAATAGATAGTGTTTTTTTAGAAAATACAGATTATGTAATTATTCCTGGATATGCAGATAAGGTTACAACAGAGAGTATGATTAATGTTTTAGAAGAGATAGATGCAGAGAAAATTTTAGCAATAGTTTTAAATAGATTTAGACCAACAGAGATTCAAAACTCATTTTTAGAGGAACTGATGGATTCTGTAGAAGGGACCGATATAGTTTTTGCAGACCCTATTCCACACCTATCTTTTATAGAAAAGATGTTACATAATCAGAAAACTGTTTGGGAGTTTACAAATAAAGATGCCAATAAAGTTCAAGATACATTTTGTCAAATAATAAAAAAACTTCAAGAGAAACAAGCAGTCTAA
- a CDS encoding flavodoxin — protein MKQIGIFYSSSRGKSEFTAQMIKDLLKEKCELFKIINNVDKINNVDKLIFIIPTYGAGIPQEDWIKSLEKISQINFTNKTIGFIGRGNQGFFAATFIDGIKPIYDIVIEKGAKVIGFTSTEGYTFVKSKAVIDNKFIGLALDELFMYQETKEKLEKWLEKIIDIN, from the coding sequence ATGAAACAAATTGGAATTTTCTACAGTAGCTCTAGAGGAAAGAGTGAATTTACAGCACAAATGATAAAAGATTTATTAAAAGAGAAATGTGAATTATTTAAAATAATAAATAATGTTGATAAAATAAATAATGTTGATAAACTTATTTTTATAATCCCTACATATGGAGCAGGAATACCACAAGAGGATTGGATTAAAAGTTTAGAAAAAATATCTCAAATAAATTTTACAAATAAAACAATTGGATTTATAGGAAGAGGAAATCAAGGATTCTTTGCAGCTACATTCATAGATGGAATCAAACCAATTTACGATATTGTTATTGAAAAAGGTGCAAAGGTAATTGGTTTCACAAGTACTGAAGGATATACATTTGTAAAAAGCAAAGCTGTTATAGATAATAAGTTTATAGGTTTAGCTTTAGATGAACTCTTTATGTACCAAGAGACAAAAGAAAAATTAGAAAAGTGGTTAGAGAAAATCATCGATATAAATTAA
- a CDS encoding DsbA family protein, translated as MKITIILDFVCPYCFVGEKILEKALKEKNIKPEYRFLPYELSPEPNPQPVVNESAREYFKKNIENWAKEEGIKINFPTISPKPRTALAFEGLYTAEKYDKGIDYIRAVLEAYWIHNKDIGDLNVLVEIADNLRIPKFEFEDSLLTSKYSEAHRKLNTEVSEYDFDVVPTFYINDEKLDSFPRKVEEWIQKM; from the coding sequence ATGAAAATAACAATTATTTTAGATTTTGTATGCCCATATTGTTTTGTAGGTGAAAAGATTTTGGAAAAAGCTCTAAAAGAAAAAAACATAAAACCTGAATATAGATTTTTACCTTATGAACTTTCACCCGAGCCTAATCCGCAACCAGTTGTGAATGAAAGTGCTAGAGAATATTTTAAAAAAAATATTGAAAATTGGGCAAAAGAAGAGGGAATAAAAATTAATTTCCCAACTATCAGTCCTAAACCAAGAACAGCACTAGCTTTTGAAGGATTATATACAGCTGAAAAATATGATAAAGGAATAGATTATATAAGAGCTGTTCTAGAAGCATATTGGATTCATAATAAAGATATTGGAGATTTAAATGTCCTAGTGGAAATCGCTGATAATTTAAGAATTCCTAAATTTGAATTTGAAGATTCTCTATTGACTTCTAAATACAGTGAAGCGCATAGAAAATTAAATACAGAAGTATCTGAGTATGATTTTGATGTTGTCCCAACATTTTATATAAATGATGAGAAATTAGATAGTTTTCCAAGAAAAGTTGAAGAGTGGATTCAGAAAATGTAA